A DNA window from Cervus canadensis isolate Bull #8, Minnesota chromosome 30, ASM1932006v1, whole genome shotgun sequence contains the following coding sequences:
- the LOC122431884 gene encoding salivary lipocalin-like, producing the protein MKLLLLLCLGLTLVCAQEGNSDVVRSNFDIPKIAGEWYSILLASDLREKIEENGSMRVFVEHIDVLENSSLSFKFHTKVNGVCTELSLVSDSTGEDGVYTVSYDGKNIFRILEVNYSHHIIFYLENFSDSYKLLELYAREPDTSPELKNKFVEICQKYGVVKENVIDLTQEDRCFQARGNGVA; encoded by the exons atgaagctgctgctgctgctgtgtctgGGGCTGACCCTAGTCTGTGCCCAGGAGGGAAACTCTGATGTTGTGAGAAGCAACTTTGATATTCCAAAG atTGCAGGGGAGTGGTATTCCATTCTCTTGGCCTCAGACCTCagggaaaagatagaagaaaACGGTAGCATGAGAGTTTTTGTGGAACACATCGATGTCTTGGAAAATTCTTCATTGTCATTTAAATTTCATACAAA GGTAAACGGAGTGTGTACTGAGCTTTCTTTGGTTTCTGACAGCACAGGAGAGGATGGCGTATACACTGTTAGCT atgatggaaaaaatatatttcgCATACTTGAAGTGAACTATAGTCaccatattattttttatcttgagAACTTCAGCGACTCGTACAAACTGCTAGAGCTCTACG CCCGAGAACCAGATACGAGCCCAGAACTCAAGAACAAGTTTGTGGAAATTTGCCAGAAGTATGGAGTTGTTAAGGAAAACGTGATTGACCTGACCCAAGAGG ATCGCTGCTTCCAGGCGCGAGGGAATGGAGTGGCCTAG
- the LOC122431898 gene encoding major allergen Equ c 1-like, giving the protein MKLLLLCLGLTLVCAQEGNSDVVRSNFDIPKITGEWYSILLASDHREKIEENGVMRIFVEYITLLENSSLFINMHTKVNGVCTELPLTCDSTGEDGVYTVRYDGRNVFRILEVNYSHHIIFYLENFSDSYKLLELYAREPDTSPELKNKFVEICQKYGVVKENVIDLTQEDRCFQARGNGVA; this is encoded by the exons atgaagctgctgctgctgtgtctgGGGCTGACCCTAGTCTGTGCCCAGGAGGGAAACTCTGATGTTGTGAGAAGCAACTTTGATATTCCAAAG ATTACAGGGGAGTGGTATTCCATTCTCTTGGCCTCAGACCACagggaaaagatagaagaaaatGGTGTCATGAGGATTTTTGTGGAGTACATCACTCTCTTGGAaaattcttctttgtttattAACATGCATACAAA GGTAAACGGAGTGTGTACTGAGCTTCCTCTGACGTGTGACAGCACAGGAGAGGATGGTGTATATACTGTTAGGT ATGATGGAAGAAATGTATTTCGCATACTTGAAGTGAACTATAGTCaccatattattttttatcttgagAACTTCAGCGACTCGTACAAACTGCTAGAGCTCTACG CCCGAGAACCAGATACGAGCCCAGAACTCAAGAACAAGTTTGTGGAAATTTGCCAGAAGTATGGAGTTGTTAAGGAAAACGTGATTGACCTGACCCAAGAGG ATCGCTGCTTCCAGGCGCGAGGGAATGGAGTGGCCTAG